The Leptospira saintgironsiae genome contains the following window.
ACATTCTTTCTCAGATGCAAGGTTAACGGCATTGGAGAGTGGGGATAGATGTAGGAGTTCCTACGGAGATTAGGGAGCAGAATTCGTTGACGGAGGGAGAATTTTGTGATATGGGGAATGAGCTCTCCCACAAGCCACTCCCCCCAATCCCAAATGCAGGGCGGGGGGCAACTTTATTTTTTGTAGGAGTTCCTACGACCTCTGACCCGATTTGATTCTTAACCAACTCACGCAAAGTTGCGAAGGTTTAGTTCGCAAAGAGTGCACCAAGATCACTGAGGGAGTTTGTTATTCTTTAGTGTTCTTATACTCTGTGTGCTCCGTACGAAAATTATGAATAGTCTGAATTCAAGAATGGGAAAAAGTTTAAGAAATGATAATCAACTCCGAACATAGACCTTGGCCAATTCCTAAAAGCAGTTGGAGAATGAAACAGATTTGGCATGATCTATTATTTATCCATTGGCCTTTGCCGATCTCAATGATCCGACCATTTGTTCCTAAACGTTTAGAAATTGATACATTCGAAAACCAAACTTGGATTGGAGTAGTGCCATTTCATATGAGCGGAATCAGAATGAAAGGTTTGCCTGTAATGCCGATCGCTTCTCGTTTTCCCGAAATTAATGTTAGAGTGTATGTTACTTTAGATGGAAAACCTGGAGTATATTTTTTCAGCTTAGATGCGGAGAGCTGGCTAGCAGTAAAAGTTGCGAGGGCATTTTATCATCTTCCTTATTATCTGGCGAATTTAGAGGTTACTGAAAAGGAAAATAGGATTTTGTATCAATCCCAAAGGACTTCTTCTAATGGTAGGTTTTGTTTTCAGGCGGAATATGGAGCGACTTCGGATGTTTTTCAGGCTAAGAAGGGGAGCCTGGATTATTGGTTAACTGAAAGATATTGTTTATATTCTAATAATAAAAATTCTTTATATAGATGTGAAATTTTGCATAAGCCTTGGCCTCTACAAAAAGCGGATGCAAACATTATCCAGAATACAATGGCTGATATAGAGGGGATTCGCCTTCCGGATATAAAACCGATATATCATTTTTCTAAAAAAACAGAAGTATTGACCTGGGGTTTAGAAAAAGTTTAAGAAGATATCCTACCTCTAAACTCAACCCAATCGCTCGAAAGCCGGTCCGAAAAATCAGTGTCCTTGTATTTCTCGTAAAACTGTTTTTCACCTAGATCCAGAAACGTGCCCGGGAAAATTTTCCCACCCAGGCGGTTTTGAGAAGAAAGTTTACGGAATGTATCTGCAAGATCATAAGGTTTGTTAGGTTCTAGATCAGAAAGACATTCTGCCTTCATCCAGGAAAGTCCCAGATAAAAATATCCGCCTGTTGTAAATTGGACCATGTCGTCATACAAACTGAGTCCTGTGTAATTCGCATTTTCCGGAATTTTAGATAAATATAATATACAATCGAATCTCTCTTGGTCTTTTTCGTTTGGCCAAGGAGTAAAATCTGGTTTTGGAAAAAGAATAAAATCGGGATTTAAGACTAAGAAGTTATCTTTCAAATCCCAAAATTTTTCGATTCCTGTGCGAATCCCTCCACCAGTTCCTAAAATTTCGGGAGTTTCTTGGGAAAAGTGTAATTGAGGATCTTTAAAATCTTTTAGCTCTTCTTGTATTTTTTCCCCGAAATAATGCAGATTGAGGATGCCGTCTTCCACGCCCCAGGACTTAGCATGGAAGAGAGAATAATAGATAAGAGGAATATTATTTATTTTTAATAGCGGTTTAGGAAGAGACTTGGTCCATTCTCCCATCCTGGTTCCGAAACCTGCACATGGAAAGAATGCTTTCATTCTAAAGTTTTTCCAAAAATAAAGTATTCTCGGATAATTCTTTCTTTAGTAGATGAAAGAATAAAAACAATTGGTCCGGGAAAAGTCCAACTTGTACAATCTCTAATAAATTATCTAAACAGTTGAGAACACTCTTTCTGTATTTGTCCTGCTTCTTTTCCGCAACTAACATAAAATAAGATCCAAGTGCCTTGTAGGATCTTTGTAAACATTGTAAATAATAACATTCTCTTGGTTTTTTGAATCTATTATCGGTGAGTTTTAGGAAGAGAAGGAAAAGCCCCTGTCTCATCGCAAACGGGATCGGTCTATACGCATCGTATAGCAGACTAGAAATGTCATAGAATGGAGTTCCCATTCTTGCATCTTGGAAATCGATCAATGTCAATTCTCCAGTAGGGGAGAGCATGATGTTCCGTGCATGAAAGTCCCGATGACAGAATACCTTGTCCTTATATTCTGCTAAAAACCCAGAAGCTTCTTCCAAGAAAAAAACAACTTCTGGTCTAAGTTTAGTCTTGAGTTTGAACATTTCAGAGAAATTAGTATATGAAGAAAACGTAAACTTATTTTCGAAATTTAACTTTTCATAGTCGAATTCACGAGTGGAAACCGGAGGTTCCGGTCTGGTTTTTTGTAGAGAAACCAAAAGTTCCAAAGATTTTACTAAAAAGGTCCTATATTCTGCATCATCTTGGATAGAACTTAGATCTGAATCTCCTTCGTCGGAAAGGAGCATAAGCTTATTGAACACATCCGTCTTATATATTTTAGGGACCTTGAAGCCGTGGTGTTCTAAAAAATGTCCAACTTCTTGAAAATCATGCTGAAAGACTTGGTCTTTGCATAAGATCTTTGTGGTGCCATCAGGATATATTGCGCGATAATATCTGCGTGCCGAAGCTTCCGGGTTGAGTGAGTCTATCTTTTCAGGAAACTTTCCATCTATCGCAAGGAAGCGAAAATCTATCTCACTTAAAACTTCGTTCATAGCCGCGTATGGCTAGTTCTACAATTTGTCCGGAAAGACCAAGCGGAATTCGGTGCCTTTTTCCGGCTCAGAATCGATTTCTATTCGTATCCCGAATACATCGGCTATCTCTTTTGCAACGAACATTCCAAGCCCAGTGCCTTGGCCTGTTTTCTTTGTGGTGAAGTAAGGTTGAAAGATCTTATTCAAAATATCTTTGCTCATCCCGACCCCGTTATCCCTGATCTTAACCATAGGATGATGATTTTTTTCTCCTACAGAGATCTCTATTCTTCCTTTATTCTCAGTAGCGTCTGCAGAATTTAAAAAGATATTAGAGAATAAAAGACTCAATTGATCTGCGTTAGAATGCACTGCTGTTTTTTCGGGACTTCTATCAAATACAATCTCACAATATTTTAAACGAGTAGTCTTTCTAAAAACTTCTATTACAGATTCTACTACTTCGTTTAGATCCAAATCTTCTTTGGCTCTGCCTGAATCTCCAGGTTTTCCAAGTTGTAATAAGTTGAAAGTCAGGTTCTTTAATTTTGTGATCTGGTTCCAGGTAACTGAGATTGCCTTATCTTTGATAGGTTCATCAGCATCTGGAAGTCTTGCTACTTCTATAAAACCTTGGATGGCAGTGAGTGCATTATTGATCTCATGACCAATGCTCGAAGCGATTGTGGTTAAGAATGCTCTTCTTTCTGCGTCGATTAGTTTTTCTGAGATAATATTTTTCTGTGTAATGTCTCTCGCGATCCCAGTATAATATGTTTTTCCATTTAGTTCATATCTACATACAGAAATATCAAAATTGAATTTTTCTCCACTTCTGCTCACTAATTCCGCATTATGTAATCTAGCAATATTTTGGTCAGATTTACGGCTCATCAAATGAGCGATCCTTTCCAAATACGCGCCGGTATTTTCATCAGAAATTAGAAGGGTAATCTTTTGTCCTACGATTTCATTTTCTAAGTATCCGAAGTTCCGAATAGCAGCTTCGTTTGCTCCTCGGATAAGAAGATCTTCGTCAAGGGTGATCACACAGTCGCCAGTGGTTTCTAAAATTAAACTATTACGATAATTTAGATCTTTAGACTGCTGAGCGAAGTGAGTCTTTTCACGGACTGCTTTTATGATCTTTTTAGATTTTCTGTCTCTATCTTCTTTTTCTTTACGGGCATTCTCTAATGCAGCTAAGATGTTTTGCCTGCTGACAGGCTTGGAAATATAATCGAATACTCTATTTCTAAGAGCTTCTTCAGCGGTATGAAGTTGAGGGTTTCCTGTTATGAGTATTACCGGAATATTAGAATTATATTTTTTGATCTCTCTTGCGACTTCGATCCCGTCTTTTCCGCCCATTAGAATATCAGAAATTACTATATCAACTGCGTGATCTCTTACGATTGTCATTGCGGATTCGAAATCTTCTGCAAGAAAAACATGATATCCTTCTCTAGAGATTACACGTTCTAAAGCGGTTCTTATTTCCGCCTCATCGTCGATGATCAATACGTTGGGATTTCTTTCCCTTGTCATAGTTTTATAAAGAATAAGTTCATTATACCTTTCCTACAGGCACTCGGACAGTGACCTTGGTGCCTTGTCCCGGATTGGATTCTAAATGTATGGTCCCACCATGATCGGTAATGATCCGTTGAGAGATAGTCAATCCAAGTCCAGTCCCTTGTTTGGTTCTCCTAGTCGTGTACAAAGGTAGAAATGCCTTCTCAGCGACTTCGGCGTTCATTCCGGGACCGTTATCTTGAATGGTAAAACTCACCATCTCTCCGTTCAAATATAATTCTTTTCGTGCAGAAACTTGTATTAAAGGAATCACCGGTTTATGTTCCATTTCGGAAATCGCGTTAACTGCATTTACTAGACAGTTGATCAATACCTGTTCGATTTCTTGCCAAGCAACATGGATCTGAGGAAGTTCAGGATTAGTAACCCGTTTCAATTCGATTCCATTCTTTTTACAACTCACCTCGATGAGTTCGCAAGCTCTCAAAAGAATAAAATAAGGAGAAACCAATTCTTTTTTTCTCGGAGCTCTTCTTCCTAGATCCAAAAGTCCTTTGATCAAATCTCGGATCCTTAAGGCGGCGCCTTCAACTCTCTTGTAAACTTTTTTTCTTTCGATTGGATCCGGATCTTCATGTTCTAAAAGATCTTCTAAATATAACAAACTGGATTGAAGCGGGTTATTTACTTCGTGTGCGATACCTGCTGCGATTTCTCCGATGGATGCAAACTTTGCGGTCTCATATAATTGTCTGTCCAAAATTTTAGTTTGGGTTACATCCGAGAATATTAACATCGCTGCGACAGGGAAATCCTGGTATTTTTTAAGCGGAAGGAACTTTATAGAAAAGTAATTCTCTTCTTCTCCCAATAACACCATGGAAAGATCCAAATATGCTGCTCTTTGCGTGCGAATACATTCTTCCAGTTTAACTAAGATCCCTTTTTGAGCCTCTTCCGGAAAAAGAGAAGGGAATTCATCATCCACATCCACATTTAAAAATTGGAATAAGTAGAATTTCAAAATAGGAGCTACTTCCAAAACTTTTCCCTGAGGATCCAATATTACGATCCCGTTATTCATTGAGGCGAATAAGTTCCGAAGTTTCATTTCGGAGGCACGGATCAGTTCTTCATTCTTCTTCTGTTCCGAAATATCTAATAAAAGTAAGATTGTCCCGATCCTATTCCCATAATCATCTTTCAGCGAAGAAGAAGCTAATAAAAACGGAACCTCATGCCTACCTCGGATCGTGATCCTAGTCTCCGCTCTCGATCCTAAAAGGATCATATCCATTGCTTCCGGTTCTAATTTCAGAAGTTCTCTTACTTGTACACCTACGATTTCTTCTTTAGAAATTCCTAATAAAGTGCTGATATTGTTATTCACATAAGTAATAAATCCTTCGTCGTCAGTAGACAAAAGAGGAACTTCTAAAGAATTTAATAGTGCACCTTGGAATTGTAGGATTTTTGCAGTTTCTCTTCTTTGTTTTTCTATCCTTAAATATTGAAGAGAAGAGAGAAGATCTTCTACTATCTCGAAATACAGATAGTTTTCTCCGGAATCGAATGCCATATTCTCTCGCGAAATGATCTGGATCCCGCCGATAATTTTACCTTCTTCTCGAATGATAAGGCTTAAGGATCTTCTGAAATCTTTTGCGACTAATGCTTCTTCCCATTCTGGATACACATTAGAACCAAATTCATAAATATGGAATTGTTCCTTTCCTTCTAGAAGAGTTTCGAAAGGAGATTTAGTTTTTTTTTCTTCCCAAGCAGTTTCTAAATTTTTTCTCCACTTAGAATCCAAGTCTGATTGGATGAGTATTTGATCTGTTCCATCTTCCCTTCTATAAAAACCCCAGACTAAACTATAATG
Protein-coding sequences here:
- a CDS encoding YqjF family protein, giving the protein MIINSEHRPWPIPKSSWRMKQIWHDLLFIHWPLPISMIRPFVPKRLEIDTFENQTWIGVVPFHMSGIRMKGLPVMPIASRFPEINVRVYVTLDGKPGVYFFSLDAESWLAVKVARAFYHLPYYLANLEVTEKENRILYQSQRTSSNGRFCFQAEYGATSDVFQAKKGSLDYWLTERYCLYSNNKNSLYRCEILHKPWPLQKADANIIQNTMADIEGIRLPDIKPIYHFSKKTEVLTWGLEKV
- a CDS encoding NTP transferase domain-containing protein: MKAFFPCAGFGTRMGEWTKSLPKPLLKINNIPLIYYSLFHAKSWGVEDGILNLHYFGEKIQEELKDFKDPQLHFSQETPEILGTGGGIRTGIEKFWDLKDNFLVLNPDFILFPKPDFTPWPNEKDQERFDCILYLSKIPENANYTGLSLYDDMVQFTTGGYFYLGLSWMKAECLSDLEPNKPYDLADTFRKLSSQNRLGGKIFPGTFLDLGEKQFYEKYKDTDFSDRLSSDWVEFRGRISS
- a CDS encoding phosphotransferase, with product MNEVLSEIDFRFLAIDGKFPEKIDSLNPEASARRYYRAIYPDGTTKILCKDQVFQHDFQEVGHFLEHHGFKVPKIYKTDVFNKLMLLSDEGDSDLSSIQDDAEYRTFLVKSLELLVSLQKTRPEPPVSTREFDYEKLNFENKFTFSSYTNFSEMFKLKTKLRPEVVFFLEEASGFLAEYKDKVFCHRDFHARNIMLSPTGELTLIDFQDARMGTPFYDISSLLYDAYRPIPFAMRQGLFLLFLKLTDNRFKKPRECYYLQCLQRSYKALGSYFMLVAEKKQDKYRKSVLNCLDNLLEIVQVGLFPDQLFLFFHLLKKELSENTLFLEKL
- a CDS encoding hybrid sensor histidine kinase/response regulator, which translates into the protein MTRERNPNVLIIDDEAEIRTALERVISREGYHVFLAEDFESAMTIVRDHAVDIVISDILMGGKDGIEVAREIKKYNSNIPVILITGNPQLHTAEEALRNRVFDYISKPVSRQNILAALENARKEKEDRDRKSKKIIKAVREKTHFAQQSKDLNYRNSLILETTGDCVITLDEDLLIRGANEAAIRNFGYLENEIVGQKITLLISDENTGAYLERIAHLMSRKSDQNIARLHNAELVSRSGEKFNFDISVCRYELNGKTYYTGIARDITQKNIISEKLIDAERRAFLTTIASSIGHEINNALTAIQGFIEVARLPDADEPIKDKAISVTWNQITKLKNLTFNLLQLGKPGDSGRAKEDLDLNEVVESVIEVFRKTTRLKYCEIVFDRSPEKTAVHSNADQLSLLFSNIFLNSADATENKGRIEISVGEKNHHPMVKIRDNGVGMSKDILNKIFQPYFTTKKTGQGTGLGMFVAKEIADVFGIRIEIDSEPEKGTEFRLVFPDKL
- a CDS encoding ATP-binding protein, with amino-acid sequence MKNRELVLLLEKAFFPAQEGILILEPGTYSILGSNPKACSILDYNPDELKTLSLGNLLARPDSIGNYGGGAEELGISLLWNLRKKNGSLLLADFTINAFSETPNSPLIFHIYQRSEIREIELRLYYLQSILRSLRLLKLNLRSLRLSSENTLFQKICDTLKENPHYSLVWGFYRREDGTDQILIQSDLDSKWRKNLETAWEEKKTKSPFETLLEGKEQFHIYEFGSNVYPEWEEALVAKDFRRSLSLIIREEGKIIGGIQIISRENMAFDSGENYLYFEIVEDLLSSLQYLRIEKQRRETAKILQFQGALLNSLEVPLLSTDDEGFITYVNNNISTLLGISKEEIVGVQVRELLKLEPEAMDMILLGSRAETRITIRGRHEVPFLLASSSLKDDYGNRIGTILLLLDISEQKKNEELIRASEMKLRNLFASMNNGIVILDPQGKVLEVAPILKFYLFQFLNVDVDDEFPSLFPEEAQKGILVKLEECIRTQRAAYLDLSMVLLGEEENYFSIKFLPLKKYQDFPVAAMLIFSDVTQTKILDRQLYETAKFASIGEIAAGIAHEVNNPLQSSLLYLEDLLEHEDPDPIERKKVYKRVEGAALRIRDLIKGLLDLGRRAPRKKELVSPYFILLRACELIEVSCKKNGIELKRVTNPELPQIHVAWQEIEQVLINCLVNAVNAISEMEHKPVIPLIQVSARKELYLNGEMVSFTIQDNGPGMNAEVAEKAFLPLYTTRRTKQGTGLGLTISQRIITDHGGTIHLESNPGQGTKVTVRVPVGKV